A part of Candidatus Bathyarchaeota archaeon genomic DNA contains:
- a CDS encoding GNAT family N-acetyltransferase — MNRENLKIDFARKEDHSRILDIAAEAWSRQGINYVLKERLGIVGSKTPEERIREVLAKFLEENPDNVLVARLDGKVVGFMTFNLDRDRKIGSIGYNAVDSRYRNRGIGTMLVKRTLEVLKERGMQYATVFTALDDAHAPARRVYEKCGFKPLMTHVTYFRRL, encoded by the coding sequence AAGATCGATTTCGCTCGTAAAGAAGACCATAGTAGGATCTTAGACATCGCGGCTGAGGCGTGGTCTAGACAGGGTATAAACTATGTTTTAAAGGAGAGGCTTGGAATAGTCGGGAGTAAGACTCCTGAGGAGAGGATACGCGAGGTTCTCGCAAAATTTCTCGAGGAGAACCCGGATAACGTGCTAGTGGCGAGGCTCGACGGGAAGGTCGTGGGTTTCATGACCTTTAATCTAGATCGCGACAGGAAAATAGGGAGTATAGGGTATAACGCGGTAGACTCCAGGTATAGGAATAGGGGTATCGGGACGATGCTGGTTAAGCGGACGCTTGAGGTGCTCAAGGAGAGGGGCATGCAGTATGCCACCGTATTCACGGCTCTGGATGATGCGCATGCGCCTGCTAGGAGGGTCTACGAGAAATGCGGGTTTAAACCGTTGATGACCCATGTGACGTACTTCAGAAGGCTCTAG